In Bythopirellula goksoeyrii, a single window of DNA contains:
- a CDS encoding integrase core domain-containing protein, translating to MHIDRALKYDGDIAQAIQRWRTRVAIETLYIEPGSPWENGYAESFHSCLGVEFLAREEF from the coding sequence ATGCATATTGATCGTGCTCTCAAATACGATGGCGACATCGCCCAGGCAATCCAGCGGTGGAGGACGCGGGTTGCCATCGAGACGCTATACATTGAGCCAGGGAGTCCCTGGGAGAACGGCTACGCGGAGAGCTTTCATAGCTGCCTGGGGGTTGAGTTCCTGGCTCGGGAGGAATTCTGA
- a CDS encoding winged helix-turn-helix domain-containing protein yields the protein MHIRSLRKKLAAHADLIQTVRGIGYRLRDPTDLVLT from the coding sequence ATGCATATCCGCTCTTTGCGGAAAAAGCTTGCTGCCCACGCCGATTTGATCCAAACGGTTCGCGGCATTGGGTATCGCCTACGCGATCCGACTGATCTCGTGCTGACATGA
- a CDS encoding DUF1559 domain-containing protein codes for MKKWNYCRYSVRRAFTLVELLVVIAIIGALVALLLPAVQAAREAARRMQCQNNLKQMGLALQNYHSAYRHFPLSVYGADKSGINSTTGFPESEEQGYGWSVALLPHLELNPLYEQINPDWKPSPFLVAFYQTGKIIPAGESEISVFRCPSSAMPSHVPNVFSALEAPQYQNTRDFPVPEHMVGYATSDYRACAGAQDSAGGIPGNGMFATSSELKKVSGKSFVRMKDVTDGLSNTIALGESAYVIGQEPSKWPVWIGGVEEDESAHFETKNQNIINCGISPKSVENFGLATDDACAFSWHDGGAYFCFGDASVHFVNETIDFQTYRYLGNIDDGNLISDVQF; via the coding sequence ATGAAGAAATGGAATTACTGCCGATATTCAGTCCGCCGAGCATTTACCTTGGTTGAACTCTTAGTAGTGATTGCCATCATCGGGGCGTTGGTCGCGCTCTTGCTACCTGCAGTGCAAGCGGCACGTGAGGCAGCCCGGCGGATGCAGTGTCAGAATAATCTCAAGCAGATGGGACTCGCACTGCAGAATTATCACAGTGCCTATCGTCACTTTCCGCTTTCAGTCTACGGGGCAGACAAGAGTGGCATTAATTCAACCACTGGTTTTCCAGAAAGTGAAGAACAAGGATACGGCTGGTCGGTAGCTTTATTGCCTCATCTGGAACTCAATCCGCTTTATGAACAAATCAACCCCGATTGGAAGCCGAGCCCGTTTCTAGTAGCCTTCTACCAAACAGGCAAAATCATTCCTGCTGGTGAAAGCGAAATTTCGGTCTTTCGATGCCCTTCTTCGGCGATGCCATCTCATGTGCCCAATGTGTTTAGTGCTTTGGAAGCACCACAATATCAAAATACAAGAGACTTTCCAGTTCCCGAGCATATGGTCGGATACGCCACGAGCGACTATCGCGCATGCGCCGGAGCCCAAGATAGTGCTGGAGGAATCCCGGGAAATGGTATGTTTGCTACCTCTAGCGAACTCAAGAAGGTCAGCGGCAAGAGTTTCGTTCGCATGAAAGATGTGACGGATGGCCTAAGCAATACAATTGCCCTGGGCGAATCGGCTTATGTGATTGGTCAGGAGCCAAGCAAATGGCCTGTATGGATCGGAGGGGTCGAGGAGGACGAATCGGCTCACTTCGAGACGAAGAACCAAAACATCATAAACTGCGGAATCAGCCCCAAGTCGGTTGAAAACTTTGGGCTCGCAACAGATGATGCGTGTGCATTCAGTTGGCATGATGGTGGAGCCTATTTCTGCTTTGGAGATGCCTCAGTCCATTTTGTGAATGAAACAATTGATTTTCAGACCTATCGCTATCTGGGAAATATCGACGACGGCAACCTGATTTCCGATGTGCAATTTTGA
- a CDS encoding right-handed parallel beta-helix repeat-containing protein, whose translation MSILTMHWTNLPKCACQIFCYVIGFIGCGSVSWCENLAEVAIKCLEVPEEYPSIQAAIDAAEDGETILIAPGVYHESLRISGKSVILASWYLTTKETKYIKQTVLDGSIVPDPDPEDDIDAVVDAVILIEPDAGPQTTILGFTIRDGDDGISCHAKSRILFNHFVNNKDAIDYEGGGGECRFNTFVANDDDAIDLDLACEVLVSNNILRDNDDDGIEIRLHDYEGPTLEIIIRDNTITGNGEDGIQVIDYPGHSDRRITIERNLIAENAMAGIGFMSDGITLEDYRGTTIPEPIALINNTICRNSYGLSGGGNVQVINNLFVENLHTPLKNVNGTAKLSHNLLWENGAEPIDSDLKSGLLIREDPQLDETYKPFVGSLCIDRGTTQIELRSQKNVVHPQAFRGSAPDLGAFEIR comes from the coding sequence ATGTCTATTCTCACGATGCATTGGACTAACCTGCCGAAATGTGCTTGTCAGATATTCTGCTATGTGATCGGGTTCATCGGATGCGGTTCGGTTTCCTGGTGTGAAAATCTAGCAGAAGTGGCGATCAAGTGTCTGGAAGTGCCTGAAGAGTATCCGTCGATACAGGCTGCGATTGATGCCGCAGAGGATGGAGAAACAATTCTGATCGCTCCTGGCGTTTATCACGAGTCGCTCAGGATCTCTGGAAAATCGGTAATCCTCGCCTCTTGGTATCTCACCACGAAAGAGACGAAATACATCAAGCAGACAGTTCTGGACGGCTCAATCGTGCCTGACCCCGATCCGGAAGACGATATCGATGCGGTCGTCGATGCTGTGATTCTAATTGAGCCCGATGCAGGTCCACAGACGACTATTCTGGGATTTACGATTCGAGACGGCGACGATGGTATCTCATGTCATGCAAAATCGCGAATCTTGTTCAATCATTTTGTAAACAATAAAGACGCGATTGATTACGAAGGGGGTGGTGGCGAATGTCGTTTCAACACGTTTGTTGCCAATGACGACGATGCCATCGACTTGGACTTGGCTTGTGAAGTGCTAGTCTCAAACAACATCCTACGTGACAACGACGACGACGGCATTGAAATTCGGCTTCATGATTACGAGGGGCCAACGCTCGAAATTATCATTCGGGATAACACGATCACAGGCAACGGCGAGGATGGAATTCAGGTGATCGACTATCCAGGGCATTCGGATCGTAGGATTACGATTGAGCGCAATCTAATCGCCGAGAATGCGATGGCGGGGATAGGCTTCATGTCCGATGGCATCACCCTGGAAGACTATCGTGGCACGACGATACCTGAACCCATTGCACTGATCAATAACACAATCTGCCGAAATTCCTACGGGCTTTCCGGCGGAGGCAATGTTCAAGTTATCAATAATCTGTTTGTCGAAAACCTGCACACACCCCTGAAAAACGTGAATGGCACAGCCAAACTGAGTCACAACCTCTTATGGGAAAACGGAGCAGAACCAATAGATAGCGATCTGAAATCAGGCTTGCTAATTCGCGAGGATCCGCAGCTTGACGAAACATATAAGCCATTCGTCGGTAGTTTGTGCATTGATCGTGGAACGACTCAGATTGAGCTGAGATCGCAGAAAAACGTTGTCCATCCACAGGCATTTCGTGGCAGTGCGCCCGACTTAGGAGCATTTGAGATCCGCTAG
- a CDS encoding PEP-CTERM sorting domain-containing protein encodes MNESLLKSPIGREPTFLLIAVICCAISSTSAAIRFNEIYYSPEVPEDGRQFIELQSTTGGIESLANLSILEIDGDLVPSLMDNPGTILSVIDLSSLSTGSNGLFMWRDSASIVLDNSKAPGVQGPGATTVLGLDLFPGRVDLGYEGDENGGTKIYENDVSNFLLVSNFSGTLGMDLDPGNDGIFDSTPWTSVIDALSVKEPADPGFQYAESVGGVNAVLPFGADVFSWDPVENMWSFFDSGSGEDDSGYVGPFFANDGQGFYGNNDAAFQDGRTIHVTASSEFLFATPGAENISGVGGLYRGDTDQDGDVDAADIDFLYSNLGVVGPRFDVALNFGAASQIDVDALVQGDTGVRSEDLFFTDYGDADLDGDVDGHDFFAWQRGHGTNSGWALGDFNGDMIINQIDLATWQNKYGFVRPLSAVTAVPEPTTTMLIAIGLVLISSALNRKPA; translated from the coding sequence GTGAACGAATCACTACTAAAGTCCCCTATAGGTCGCGAACCAACATTTCTATTGATAGCGGTAATTTGTTGTGCTATCTCTTCTACTTCCGCAGCGATTCGCTTCAACGAGATCTATTATTCTCCTGAAGTCCCCGAAGATGGACGGCAGTTTATCGAATTGCAGAGCACGACAGGCGGGATCGAATCGCTGGCGAATCTCTCGATTCTGGAGATTGACGGCGATCTCGTTCCAAGTCTGATGGACAATCCAGGCACGATCCTATCTGTGATTGACCTAAGCAGTTTATCCACGGGTTCCAATGGTCTGTTCATGTGGAGAGACTCGGCATCGATCGTTCTCGACAATTCCAAAGCTCCAGGCGTCCAGGGTCCTGGTGCCACGACCGTTTTGGGACTCGATCTCTTCCCCGGCAGAGTCGACCTCGGCTACGAGGGGGACGAGAACGGTGGGACAAAGATCTATGAGAACGATGTTTCTAACTTCCTGTTGGTGAGCAACTTTTCGGGGACACTAGGAATGGACCTCGACCCCGGCAACGACGGGATTTTCGATTCAACACCGTGGACGAGTGTAATAGACGCGTTGAGCGTAAAAGAACCGGCCGATCCAGGCTTTCAATATGCCGAGTCAGTAGGAGGTGTTAATGCCGTCTTGCCGTTCGGTGCCGATGTTTTTAGTTGGGACCCTGTTGAGAACATGTGGTCATTCTTCGACAGCGGTAGTGGAGAAGACGATAGTGGCTATGTTGGTCCCTTCTTTGCCAATGATGGACAGGGTTTCTATGGTAATAATGATGCTGCTTTTCAAGATGGACGTACCATTCATGTAACTGCAAGCTCCGAATTCCTTTTTGCAACTCCAGGTGCTGAAAACATATCAGGCGTTGGGGGACTGTACAGAGGAGATACGGACCAGGATGGTGATGTCGATGCTGCCGATATAGATTTTCTTTATTCAAATCTAGGCGTTGTCGGACCAAGGTTCGACGTTGCACTCAATTTCGGAGCGGCTAGCCAAATCGATGTCGACGCCCTCGTGCAGGGAGATACTGGAGTCCGTTCGGAGGATTTGTTTTTTACCGATTACGGCGATGCCGACCTCGATGGCGACGTCGATGGACACGACTTTTTCGCTTGGCAGCGAGGCCACGGTACCAACAGCGGCTGGGCACTCGGTGATTTCAACGGGGACATGATCATCAACCAAATCGATCTGGCCACCTGGCAAAACAAGTATGGATTTGTCCGGCCACTGTCCGCCGTGACCGCCGTCCCCGAACCGACTACGACAATGCTCATTGCCATCGGTTTGGTTCTAATTAGCAGTGCTTTGAATCGTAAGCCAGCCTGA
- a CDS encoding PEP-CTERM sorting domain-containing protein (PEP-CTERM proteins occur, often in large numbers, in the proteomes of bacteria that also encode an exosortase, a predicted intramembrane cysteine proteinase. The presence of a PEP-CTERM domain at a protein's C-terminus predicts cleavage within the sorting domain, followed by covalent anchoring to some some component of the (usually Gram-negative) cell surface. Many PEP-CTERM proteins exhibit an unusual sequence composition that includes large numbers of potential glycosylation sites. Expression of one such protein has been shown restore the ability of a bacterium to form floc, a type of biofilm.) — protein sequence MKSKIMLTIAAILICCQSAFAALQINEIYVSPEDPKDDRQFFELFSSTGTTSLNNVWFLEIEGDLPIEPTQLDNPGQVLNAFDLSAFSTGSNGLFLRRDSATVIDIDPLTSGVQGPDGATTVDVGGFSQIFGYDEEDINEDPIFENNVHSYLLVEGFTGAIGDDLDGDDDGVLDVAWTGFHDGVSQAETGDAGYQYASQFGGNDILLGFGADVYQRRPSDGLWMFFDSSSGDGEPAGFNGPFFANDGSGPGDSDAAFEDGTEITVNPSSMYLFATPGGANVQIPEPTSVVLLTLLTMAGFFRRSY from the coding sequence ATGAAGTCGAAAATCATGTTAACAATCGCAGCAATTCTAATTTGCTGCCAATCGGCGTTTGCCGCATTGCAAATCAACGAGATATATGTCAGTCCCGAGGACCCGAAAGACGACCGTCAGTTTTTTGAACTCTTTAGCTCGACGGGAACAACCTCCCTCAACAATGTGTGGTTTCTAGAAATCGAAGGTGACTTGCCGATTGAACCCACCCAACTCGACAACCCGGGCCAAGTTCTCAATGCCTTCGATCTCAGTGCTTTTTCCACAGGTTCCAATGGCTTGTTCCTCCGCAGAGATTCTGCCACCGTCATTGATATCGATCCGTTGACATCTGGCGTCCAGGGACCTGATGGGGCTACCACGGTTGATGTTGGAGGCTTCAGCCAGATTTTTGGCTACGATGAAGAAGACATTAATGAAGATCCCATCTTTGAAAACAATGTCCATAGTTATCTTCTCGTAGAAGGGTTCACCGGTGCCATAGGGGACGATCTTGATGGCGATGATGATGGAGTTCTCGATGTTGCTTGGACAGGATTTCACGATGGGGTTTCCCAAGCCGAGACTGGTGATGCCGGTTATCAATATGCCAGCCAGTTTGGCGGCAATGATATACTACTTGGGTTCGGCGCAGATGTTTATCAAAGGCGACCGAGTGATGGTCTCTGGATGTTCTTCGACTCGAGCAGCGGGGACGGTGAGCCCGCCGGGTTCAATGGACCATTCTTCGCTAATGATGGTTCTGGACCTGGCGACAGCGATGCTGCCTTCGAAGATGGTACTGAGATCACTGTGAATCCTAGTTCGATGTACCTCTTCGCCACGCCTGGTGGAGCGAATGTGCAGATACCTGAGCCAACCAGCGTAGTATTGTTGACTCTGCTAACAATGGCAGGGTTTTTCCGTCGGAGCTATTGA
- the proB gene encoding glutamate 5-kinase translates to MSNADLVVVKVGTRVLTNSDGMLDKNRIESIAGQVAQLWQAGKKCVLVSSGAVGAGLGRLGLKQRPTDLAQLQAAAAIGQSVLIESYNRALEPHQLHAAQMLLTAEDLKDRTRYLNVRNTLFALFESNAVPIINENDTVSVEELKLSFGDNDRLAALVTNLIRSPLLVLLSDIEGVFSGDPHDAASEVLSVITDLTAAQAELVRDDPRRPGMRLSTGGMTSKLIAARIATSAGENVVIANGHRENVLVDILAGKEVGTLFLAEGPAVDSRKRWIGWSASPNGRLLLDAGACQAISADGRSLLAVGVAEVEGNFVKGDVVSLCDEAGVEFARGLSNYPADEMRVIARQPSERIAELLGRRPYYEVVHRNNLIVLG, encoded by the coding sequence ATGTCCAACGCCGATTTGGTCGTCGTAAAGGTCGGTACCCGCGTGCTGACCAACTCCGACGGTATGCTCGACAAGAATCGCATCGAGAGTATCGCCGGGCAGGTTGCCCAGCTATGGCAGGCTGGCAAGAAATGTGTTCTGGTCAGTAGCGGGGCCGTCGGAGCGGGACTAGGGCGACTAGGTCTTAAACAGCGACCAACCGATTTGGCCCAACTGCAGGCCGCCGCGGCAATTGGTCAGAGCGTTCTTATTGAGTCTTACAATCGAGCCTTGGAACCGCATCAATTACATGCAGCCCAAATGTTGCTCACTGCCGAGGACCTCAAGGACCGCACCCGCTATCTTAATGTTCGCAACACGCTCTTTGCGCTGTTTGAATCGAATGCCGTGCCTATCATCAACGAAAACGATACCGTGAGTGTCGAAGAATTGAAGTTGAGCTTTGGGGACAATGATAGACTGGCCGCCTTGGTTACAAACCTTATTCGCTCTCCACTCTTGGTGCTGCTCTCAGATATCGAAGGAGTATTCTCGGGCGATCCACACGATGCGGCTTCGGAAGTACTCTCGGTGATTACCGATTTGACCGCAGCACAAGCTGAGTTGGTACGCGATGATCCGCGCCGTCCGGGAATGCGGTTGAGTACTGGAGGGATGACGAGCAAACTGATTGCGGCCAGGATTGCCACCTCCGCTGGTGAAAATGTGGTTATCGCGAATGGTCACCGGGAGAATGTTCTCGTGGATATTTTAGCAGGCAAAGAGGTAGGGACGTTGTTTCTGGCCGAAGGCCCTGCGGTCGACTCTCGCAAGCGCTGGATCGGGTGGAGTGCCAGCCCCAACGGACGGCTATTGCTTGACGCGGGGGCCTGTCAGGCAATTTCAGCCGACGGGCGGAGCCTCCTGGCCGTGGGGGTTGCCGAGGTGGAAGGGAATTTTGTCAAGGGGGACGTCGTCTCGCTTTGTGACGAGGCAGGAGTAGAGTTTGCTCGAGGACTGAGCAATTACCCGGCTGACGAAATGCGTGTGATTGCCCGGCAACCGAGCGAGCGTATTGCCGAACTCCTGGGCCGTCGACCGTACTATGAAGTAGTGCATCGAAATAATCTAATTGTGCTGGGTTAA
- a CDS encoding S1C family serine protease — protein MQRKIQACTLVGILLLCCESGETLLAQSSDELGVAAHNYPTERITVPSWRFAHGPHVRAAFQEVVAGVRKAIVEIKCEGRQVALGGIVGPDGWILTKGSALVGPITCRLHDGRELDARVVGASREFDVAMLKVDAKQLPTLAISDSVVPVVGSWLASAGMDSYPIAVGIVSVEPREIPHQAGILGIQLDAVANRALIVRVFPGSAASKAGLLVNDTILEIDRVPTPSREALIQRVQEFNPGDRVSLKIQRDGEQLDVEAVLMGRFPGLQPSRNEFQNRLGSGLSERRFGFPSAFQHDTVINATDCGGPVVNLDGEVVGFNIARSGRTETYAITAASISKLLYELMSGNLKPEPE, from the coding sequence ATGCAAAGAAAAATACAGGCTTGTACGCTAGTAGGAATTTTGCTGTTGTGCTGCGAATCGGGTGAGACACTACTCGCGCAGTCCTCTGATGAATTGGGAGTGGCTGCTCACAACTATCCCACCGAACGGATTACGGTTCCTAGTTGGCGCTTTGCCCATGGCCCCCATGTGCGGGCCGCGTTTCAAGAGGTTGTGGCTGGTGTGAGGAAGGCCATTGTCGAAATCAAGTGCGAAGGGCGCCAGGTTGCTCTGGGGGGCATCGTGGGACCGGACGGGTGGATACTAACCAAGGGGAGTGCCTTGGTGGGACCAATCACCTGTCGGCTCCATGATGGTCGTGAGTTGGACGCCCGCGTCGTAGGTGCGAGTCGCGAATTTGACGTTGCCATGCTCAAAGTTGATGCCAAACAATTGCCTACCCTTGCGATTTCGGATAGCGTCGTACCCGTGGTGGGTTCGTGGCTTGCTTCGGCGGGAATGGACAGTTACCCAATCGCAGTGGGGATTGTAAGTGTCGAGCCTCGCGAGATTCCCCATCAGGCGGGTATCCTGGGGATTCAGCTTGATGCGGTGGCAAATCGTGCGTTGATTGTACGGGTATTTCCTGGTTCGGCAGCATCCAAGGCTGGATTGTTGGTCAACGACACTATCTTGGAGATCGACCGCGTGCCGACGCCTAGTCGCGAGGCATTGATTCAACGTGTTCAGGAGTTCAATCCGGGAGATCGAGTTTCCTTGAAGATTCAGCGAGACGGAGAGCAACTTGACGTGGAAGCGGTCTTGATGGGGAGATTCCCTGGACTTCAGCCTTCCAGGAACGAGTTTCAAAACCGGCTTGGTAGCGGCTTGAGCGAGAGGAGATTTGGGTTTCCCAGCGCTTTTCAGCACGATACGGTTATCAACGCAACCGACTGTGGCGGACCAGTGGTCAATTTGGACGGCGAAGTAGTCGGGTTCAATATTGCCCGCTCGGGGCGGACGGAAACCTATGCGATCACAGCTGCATCGATCTCCAAGCTCCTTTATGAGTTGATGTCTGGCAATCTGAAACCAGAGCCAGAGTGA